The [Bacillus] selenitireducens MLS10 genome includes a region encoding these proteins:
- a CDS encoding rhodanese-like domain-containing protein, with product MKQLLIVLSGLFLLGACGGTADLDGLNTMTATDLEAQTEQGLEDDVQYIDVRETDEFDEESIPGFENMPMALVMDNPSLLNEEEDVVILCNTQNRSKEVAEALIDAGFDHDRVIVVEGGISDYNGTVN from the coding sequence ATGAAACAATTACTGATCGTTTTGTCCGGCCTTTTTCTGCTTGGTGCATGCGGAGGCACGGCTGATCTTGACGGTCTCAATACGATGACGGCCACAGATCTCGAAGCACAGACTGAACAAGGACTTGAAGACGACGTCCAATACATCGACGTCCGGGAAACGGACGAGTTTGACGAGGAATCCATTCCGGGCTTTGAGAATATGCCCATGGCGCTCGTGATGGATAATCCGTCTTTACTGAACGAAGAGGAAGATGTCGTCATCCTTTGCAACACCCAGAACCGAAGTAAAGAAGTGGCCGAAGCACTGATTGACGCAGGCTTCGACCATGACAGAGTCATCGTTGTGGAAGGCGGTATCTCCGACTATAACGGCACTGTCAACTGA
- a CDS encoding LysR family transcriptional regulator → MNLNRLHTFIVLAEERSFSQTAQKLKISQPAITKQIKALEKEAGFPLLNRETMTLTTSGAILFNEGQKLLQDWEVIYNKAALSHAGEQGSLHVGASSIPGTYLLPQALSLLEDSAYPTDLCITLDSSAKMIEQLRHFELDLAFTGSKPDDNRLVSTEIAQDQLVLVGTPEKSAIHSADDLMNERFISYREGSGTLRATKKAITDFGGSFDDLPVIAVVPNTAGALALAASGIGITAVSSFALDTVMTQHVKILCELPTDRSFYAVRHANSQHPHTDALIQAMIQSATRQM, encoded by the coding sequence ATGAACCTGAACCGACTGCACACCTTCATTGTTCTTGCAGAAGAACGAAGCTTCTCCCAAACTGCCCAAAAGCTCAAGATCTCCCAACCTGCGATCACGAAGCAGATCAAAGCACTGGAGAAAGAAGCCGGCTTTCCGCTTCTTAACAGGGAAACGATGACCCTGACGACGTCAGGCGCCATTTTGTTTAACGAGGGACAAAAACTGCTTCAGGACTGGGAGGTCATCTATAACAAAGCCGCTTTGAGCCACGCCGGTGAACAGGGAAGTCTTCACGTCGGGGCAAGCTCCATTCCCGGCACCTATCTTCTTCCACAGGCACTTTCCCTCCTTGAGGATTCGGCGTATCCAACGGATCTCTGCATCACGCTCGACTCCTCCGCGAAGATGATCGAACAGTTGCGTCATTTCGAGCTTGACCTTGCCTTTACCGGGTCCAAGCCCGATGATAACCGCCTTGTATCGACGGAAATCGCCCAGGATCAGCTCGTCCTGGTTGGCACTCCGGAGAAATCAGCGATCCATTCCGCTGATGATCTGATGAATGAGCGCTTTATTTCCTACAGAGAGGGTTCCGGTACGCTCCGTGCGACAAAAAAAGCCATCACCGATTTTGGAGGATCTTTCGATGATCTGCCCGTCATTGCCGTTGTCCCGAATACCGCCGGAGCTCTCGCTCTTGCGGCATCCGGCATCGGGATCACCGCCGTGTCGTCATTTGCCCTCGATACGGTGATGACCCAACATGTAAAGATTCTTTGCGAACTCCCGACCGACCGATCCTTCTACGCGGTGCGTCACGCCAACAGCCAGCATCCGCACACGGACGCCTTAATCCAGGCTATGATCCAATCCGCCACCCGTCAGATGTGA
- the phnD gene encoding phosphate/phosphite/phosphonate ABC transporter substrate-binding protein → MNVKRSLFILSGLFLLGACGNEQEEPFEVAVIPSQSIGEMQEGLDLLEAELEAALGRVVKVEHYPNYNAVVEAINHSHIDLAYVGPVTYLIARNQSGAEAVLTQSINGSPYYHSYIKAHVDAPWDTLDELLADVGDVSFAFGSHSSTSGFTVPGYELMNQGVYRDENDHDFIDVRFTGSHDITAQALLSQDVDAGAIDSAIYHALVEEGSVDDSRLKTIWESEPLYQYPWIVPSDKDEDEIEAIQEAFLAIEEPEILRIFGGADAFVLADVANYEGIEDAARAVGLLDDEE, encoded by the coding sequence ATGAATGTGAAGCGATCGTTGTTTATTTTAAGTGGACTGTTCCTGCTTGGCGCTTGTGGGAATGAACAGGAGGAACCGTTCGAAGTCGCCGTCATTCCGTCACAGTCCATCGGGGAAATGCAGGAAGGGCTTGATCTGCTTGAGGCAGAGCTTGAAGCAGCGCTTGGGAGAGTTGTCAAAGTGGAGCACTATCCGAACTATAATGCGGTGGTGGAGGCCATCAATCACAGTCATATCGATCTCGCTTATGTGGGGCCTGTGACGTACCTCATCGCCAGAAATCAGAGTGGGGCTGAGGCAGTTCTGACTCAATCCATCAATGGATCGCCTTATTATCATTCCTATATCAAAGCGCATGTGGACGCTCCGTGGGATACTCTCGATGAGCTGTTGGCAGATGTGGGTGACGTGTCATTTGCTTTTGGCAGTCATTCCTCGACGTCAGGTTTTACGGTACCGGGGTATGAGTTGATGAATCAGGGGGTGTACCGTGATGAGAATGACCATGACTTTATAGACGTCCGCTTTACCGGTTCGCATGACATTACAGCCCAGGCCCTCCTCAGTCAGGACGTGGATGCAGGAGCCATTGACAGTGCGATTTATCACGCACTCGTCGAAGAGGGGTCTGTGGATGACAGCCGGCTGAAGACGATTTGGGAATCGGAGCCGCTTTATCAATATCCGTGGATCGTCCCTTCTGATAAGGATGAAGACGAGATCGAAGCCATTCAGGAAGCGTTTCTTGCGATCGAAGAGCCGGAGATTTTACGGATTTTCGGAGGTGCAGATGCCTTTGTCCTGGCAGATGTGGCCAATTATGAAGGGATCGAGGATGCGGCCCGGGCCGTGGGGCTTCTTGATGATGAGGAGTAA
- a CDS encoding PhnE/PtxC family ABC transporter permease, producing the protein MVWFKRRHLVYVVLLAVLTVISMQVTNVEITRLVDLIYIGDFIRERFLPVRWELWPVLLQASGVTLAMAFLGTLVALFVALPVSFLVARPTSSYWVRTPLKLVLNFLRSVPEIVFGLILVVILGLGTFPAVIAIVLHNIGVLGKLIAELIEASDRGPQEAMRAVGAGWHSGNVLAILPQIWPNVLSQYFYRFEVAIRTSLILGFIGGGGAGPAAVQSF; encoded by the coding sequence ATGGTCTGGTTCAAAAGGAGACACCTGGTTTATGTGGTACTGTTGGCCGTTCTGACGGTGATCAGTATGCAGGTGACCAATGTCGAGATCACGAGGCTCGTCGATCTCATCTACATCGGTGACTTTATTCGTGAGCGCTTCTTGCCCGTTCGCTGGGAACTGTGGCCGGTTCTCCTTCAGGCAAGCGGAGTCACGCTGGCGATGGCCTTTCTCGGCACACTCGTTGCACTCTTTGTCGCATTGCCCGTCAGTTTTCTTGTCGCGAGGCCGACGAGCAGTTATTGGGTGCGTACACCTTTGAAGCTGGTGCTCAATTTTCTGAGGAGTGTGCCTGAAATCGTGTTTGGCCTGATTCTCGTCGTGATCCTTGGACTGGGAACGTTTCCGGCCGTGATTGCCATCGTGCTTCATAATATCGGTGTCCTCGGGAAATTGATCGCCGAACTGATCGAAGCATCAGACCGGGGTCCGCAGGAAGCGATGCGGGCCGTTGGTGCAGGGTGGCATTCGGGAAATGTCCTGGCGATCCTGCCGCAGATCTGGCCGAATGTCCTGTCTCAGTATTTTTACCGGTTTGAAGTGGCGATCCGGACGTCGCTCATCTTAGGCTTTATCGGCGGCGGGGGGGCTGGGCCAGCAGCTGTTCAATCATTTTAA
- the phnC gene encoding phosphonate ABC transporter ATP-binding protein, whose translation MMIQVEGLSVTFGGNVQALSGIDFTVGDGEFICVLGRSGAGKSTLIRCLNGLQRPSAGIVTVNGETLTSKTEQDLRRIRADIGMIFQHFQLIPRLTVAMNVYLGMAGKRPWWKTVMGFQTDSEKARVDTALREVEIGDYAHRRVEELSGGQKQRVAVARALVQEPFLLLGDEPVASLDPGTSERLFQKLKDLHDNRGITMFINVHDVTLAKRYANRILALKDGALIFDGPPEAFDEEAYRETYATTT comes from the coding sequence ATGATGATACAAGTGGAAGGCCTCAGTGTCACGTTTGGCGGTAACGTACAGGCACTAAGCGGGATTGATTTCACCGTGGGGGATGGTGAATTTATCTGTGTCCTTGGGCGAAGCGGGGCGGGGAAATCGACACTCATCCGTTGCTTAAACGGCCTGCAGCGTCCGAGTGCGGGCATTGTTACCGTGAATGGTGAGACTCTGACCTCAAAAACTGAGCAGGACCTGAGGCGGATACGTGCCGATATCGGCATGATCTTTCAGCACTTTCAGCTCATCCCGCGACTCACGGTTGCAATGAATGTTTATCTTGGGATGGCAGGAAAGAGGCCTTGGTGGAAAACAGTGATGGGGTTTCAGACAGATTCAGAAAAAGCGCGCGTTGATACGGCACTCCGTGAGGTCGAAATCGGGGACTATGCTCACAGGAGAGTCGAGGAGTTGAGCGGCGGGCAAAAGCAGCGGGTTGCGGTGGCGAGAGCCCTTGTGCAAGAACCATTTTTACTGCTTGGAGATGAACCGGTTGCAAGTCTCGATCCTGGTACCTCAGAACGGCTCTTTCAGAAACTGAAGGATCTGCATGACAACCGGGGAATCACGATGTTCATCAACGTGCATGACGTGACGCTTGCCAAACGGTATGCGAACCGTATTCTTGCTCTGAAGGACGGAGCGCTGATCTTTGACGGGCCGCCTGAAGCCTTTGACGAAGAAGCATACAGGGAAACGTATGCAACGACGACTTAA
- a CDS encoding glycine betaine ABC transporter substrate-binding protein — MFKGNKKLVAAAAGLSLTLVATACGNDGNNEENTGNNNDDANVNENAGDDNAANDGAMVGEGKEIELVYVEWDSEIASTHVVANVLESQGYDVTITPIDNAIMWQSVANGEADGMVAAWLPATHGDLFAEYEDDLVDLGVNLEGALVGLVVPEYMTIDSIADLDQYEDELGGTITGIEPGAGVVQAAEASVEDYGLDGFSVETSSSGAMATALGEAVGNEEPIVVTGWTPHWKFSAYDLKYLEDPEGSFGEAEVIQTMVRQGLEEDMPNAFRILDQFFWTTEDMESIMLEIQEGTDPEDAAADWVEANQDVVDGWLEGVE, encoded by the coding sequence ATGTTCAAAGGAAACAAGAAATTGGTTGCAGCTGCAGCTGGTCTTTCGTTGACACTCGTTGCCACAGCATGCGGGAACGACGGAAACAATGAAGAGAATACAGGGAATAACAATGACGATGCAAACGTCAATGAAAATGCCGGTGACGACAATGCGGCAAACGACGGCGCAATGGTCGGCGAAGGCAAAGAAATTGAACTCGTATACGTAGAATGGGATTCTGAAATCGCATCTACGCACGTTGTTGCAAACGTCCTGGAAAGCCAAGGCTATGATGTAACAATCACACCGATTGACAATGCCATCATGTGGCAGTCCGTTGCAAATGGCGAAGCTGACGGCATGGTTGCCGCATGGTTGCCGGCAACACACGGTGACCTCTTCGCTGAATACGAAGACGATCTCGTTGACCTTGGTGTGAACCTCGAGGGCGCACTCGTCGGTCTGGTTGTCCCTGAGTATATGACCATCGACTCCATTGCTGACCTTGATCAGTATGAAGATGAGCTCGGCGGAACCATCACAGGTATCGAACCGGGTGCCGGTGTTGTTCAGGCCGCAGAAGCATCTGTAGAAGACTACGGTCTTGACGGATTCTCCGTTGAAACCTCTTCAAGTGGTGCCATGGCGACTGCGCTTGGTGAAGCTGTCGGAAATGAAGAGCCTATCGTCGTAACAGGCTGGACACCACACTGGAAGTTCTCTGCCTATGACCTTAAGTATCTTGAAGATCCTGAAGGATCATTCGGTGAAGCAGAAGTGATCCAGACAATGGTTCGCCAAGGTCTTGAAGAGGATATGCCTAATGCGTTCCGTATTCTTGATCAGTTCTTCTGGACAACAGAAGACATGGAAAGCATCATGCTTGAAATCCAGGAAGGTACAGATCCTGAAGATGCAGCTGCCGACTGGGTGGAAGCAAACCAGGACGTCGTTGACGGCTGGCTTGAAGGTGTCGAATAA
- a CDS encoding ABC transporter permease, with amino-acid sequence MLNDLLENLPQIPISEAVSNAVAWITDVFSFIFGPIRSGFGDFMTWFADLLYAVPALIIIVLVAVIAYFLNGRKLGLPIFTIFGLLLIFNQGLWEELMYTFTLVLLASVLSVIIGVPFGILMSKSDTAEAIMKPVLDFMQTMPAFVYLIPAVAFFGIGMVPGVFASLIFATPPTVRLTNLGIRQVPTEMVEASDAFGSTPAQKLFKVELPMAKVTIMAGINQTVMLALSMVVIASMIGAPGLGREVLSALQRAQVGPGFTAGIAIVILAIIIDRFTQTANMKKN; translated from the coding sequence ATGTTGAATGATCTTTTAGAAAACTTACCGCAAATACCGATTTCTGAAGCCGTCAGTAACGCGGTTGCGTGGATCACCGATGTCTTTTCCTTTATCTTCGGTCCGATCCGCAGTGGCTTTGGTGATTTTATGACCTGGTTTGCCGATCTGCTCTATGCAGTGCCGGCACTCATTATCATCGTTTTGGTCGCTGTTATTGCCTATTTCCTGAATGGCAGGAAGCTCGGACTGCCGATATTCACCATATTCGGTCTCCTGTTAATCTTTAACCAGGGACTGTGGGAAGAACTCATGTACACCTTTACCCTTGTCCTTCTCGCCAGTGTCCTTTCCGTCATCATCGGGGTTCCATTCGGGATTCTCATGTCGAAAAGCGACACCGCAGAAGCGATCATGAAGCCGGTTCTCGACTTCATGCAGACGATGCCGGCCTTCGTTTATCTGATTCCGGCCGTTGCTTTCTTCGGGATCGGGATGGTACCGGGTGTATTCGCCTCACTGATTTTTGCGACACCGCCGACGGTCCGACTGACGAATCTCGGGATCCGGCAGGTACCGACGGAAATGGTCGAAGCCTCGGATGCATTTGGTTCGACACCGGCACAGAAGCTCTTTAAAGTTGAGCTGCCAATGGCCAAAGTTACCATCATGGCCGGGATTAACCAGACCGTGATGCTCGCCCTTTCCATGGTTGTCATTGCTTCCATGATCGGGGCACCTGGTCTTGGCCGTGAAGTGCTGTCTGCCTTGCAGCGTGCTCAGGTTGGACCTGGCTTTACAGCAGGTATCGCCATTGTTATACTGGCGATCATCATCGACCGCTTCACCCAAACAGCAAACATGAAGAAGAATTAA